Within Methanobrevibacter sp., the genomic segment TTTTAAAATTTTTTCTGTGAAAACTTTATTATTTTCGTTGTTTTCTATTAAAATTTCGTCTATTTCTTCATCAGTTAAGTTTACTTCATTTATGATTTTGTTTAATATTTTTACAGTATTTTTATTCTTTGTGTTTGCACATCTTAGTTCTAAGAGTGCTATTGCAATTTCGGGGTGCTGTTGAGGAGTTTGTGATTGTGATGGTTGAATTTCCATTTATTGCTAATGATCCTGTGGCGTTTATTTTGAATTTATATGGATTTATAGTTTGTGTGTGTTTTGTTCCTTTTTTATAGAGTGATTTTTGTGTATATGGTTCGTTTTGAAATGATGCTTCGTCAAATAAGGCTATAATATCGTTTGAATTTACATTATATTCTTCTAAGTTTTTTTTAACTGTTTTTCAGCATCTTCAGGAGATTTTGAAAATTTGGGATATGCCTTGCTGTAATTGTATCCTAATTTTTTCACAATTTTTCCTATTTGCTTTAAACTATAATCTACATTGAATTTTTCATTAACAAGAAGATGTACGTCTTTCATTGACATATTAGGTGTTTCTTCAATGATTTTATCTAATTCAATTAGTTGATCATATGTCAATTTTGAAGGTCTTCCACCACCAAATGAGGGTTTTAAACCTTCCAAACCTTCACTTTCACATGTTTTAGCCCATCGATGAACTGTTTGATATGATTTTCCAATTATTCTTGCAGCTTCCGCAATGCTATGACCTTCACTGATTATTCTAATTGCAATTAATCGTTGATAATACCTGTGGTAGGCAACATATTTTGCGATTTCTTCATCAAGGGCTGTTTTTTTCACATTTTTTAAAACATCAACCTTGGATTTTCCTGACATAATTTATTATTTGTCAGTCATCTATAATAAAAGTTTGGTAATTAACTATAAAAAATATTGTGTTTTTAATGGAATTAAAAGCACTGATAAAAAAATTAAAGTCTGCTCCGAAATGGCTAATGTTAAAAGAAAAAGAATAACAATCCCCAAAGGTCCCCATACAACTTAGCACAGAGCATATATGATGGATTTAATTCTTGAAGGAGATATCGATTTAATTGAATTTGCCTATGATGTAGGCCTTGGAGAAAAGAATTCTATGGGCTTTGGCATGATTAGATATATTGAACCTAACGATTAATCATTTCAAGCCGTTTTTTAATATAACCCTGAAGCAGCATGTCTTCACAGTAAATATAACATCCCTTCATTCCACGTATCATCAGTGTGCGATAAGTGTTTTTGATTATTTCTTCATCATCTATTGGCATTACTCTTATTCCACTCCTAAAGCCTTCATTACTGCTTCTTCCGGATTATTATATGGAATCATTGTAAATTTAGATAATAATTCTGGAGGAACTAAACCAAAATCAGCATATGAACTCATTGGAATTAAAACTTTTTTAGCTCCCGCATCAAGACAAACTTGTAGTGCATCAGCTAGGTTTTGTACTTTTTCAACAGTTCCACCTAAAGAGAAGTTACCTAATATGGCTGTTGCAGGAATAACTTGACGATTTATTGCAACACTACATAATGCTATAAAGGTTGCCAAAGTTAATTGCTTTGTCATTCCAACTCCATGTAAATCTTTAACCTGCATCACATAATCTTTATCTTTATATGAAATATTCCCACTAACTGAGTTTGCGTTTGACTTGAAATATTGATAAGCTATTTTTACAGATTCTGTAATTGGTTTTTTAGAACCTATGCCACTTGGTGTGAATTTTCCAGATCCATTCATCATTTCTGTTTCAAATTTGAAAACACCTAGTTTTCCATTTTCGGATTCACCAATTGAATATAAATGTCCTGGTTTTAAATCTCCGTCCGGAATTAGAGTGCTACTTGATTGTTCTTGTACTCCAACATAATTTTCATGGTTTTCTTCTAAATCAATATATGAAAAGTTTACATCATAAAATTCCATTCCACCAATCTTTTTAAGTTGTTCTTTAACTCTTCTTCTTGATTCAAGAGCCAATTCTAGGATTTCACGAATCTCCTCCTTATCAAAAATACCATCCGGATAAACTAATTTTACAAGACCTGAAACCATACGGTTAACTGCCATTACATCTCTTTGGTTTAAGTCAAACCCAAGTTTAAAATAATCTTGATACGCATCATTAAATGACCGTTTACGCATTTCACGGAAGAATTCTGATAAAAAATCAGTTATGAATCCAAAATCATCAGTAAAGAATTCCGGTCTGTATTTTGGTATTTCCCAACCTGGAATATAACAATGCATCCTATCAAAAAATGCTGTATCAGTTCCCATTTCATTTGGGAATGGATCAAATAAACTGGATGTTTTTAGTAATGATTCAACACTTTGATTGATGTTTCCAACAAATACCATTGATGCATTTGCATTTTTTTCTTCTTTTCCCCTGGAAAATGAACCTGAAGCCATAAAATCTTTCATAATAGCTATTCCATCTTGGTCTTTAAATTTGATTCCAGCCACTTCATCAAAGGCAACACAGTCCCATAATCCTACAAGACCAATTTGTCTAGTAGCCATATTATAAAATAAATTAGCAACAGTAGTTTGACCACCTGAAACTAAAATTGAATTTGGAGAGATTTCTTTATAAATATGTGATTTACCTGTTCCTCTAGGGCCTAGTTCGCATAAATTAAAGTTATTTTCAACAAGTGGAATTAATCTAGCTATTAATAACCACTTTACCCTTTCATCAAATTGGGTGGGTTCCATACCGCATGATTTTAAAATTACATCAATCCATTCATCTTTAGTGAAATTTTTCCTATTGATTAATATTTCATCCAAATTAATATTCGGGAGCTGAATAGGTTGCAAATCTTTAATTTTAATTGTATTAGCTCTAAAGTCAGATTCATCGAAATCATATTCTAAGTTTACCATACACCATAAATTACCGCCTAAAAGTCTTTCATATCTTTTTGGAAACTCAGGATTGATAGGAATATCTTTAAGACCTAAATTTGAGAAAGTTGCCAAATAAGTATCAAATTTATATTCTAACCGAACAGTTACAACATCAATGATTGAATAAGAACCATACTCTCTTAATTTTGATAATATTTTTTGAGCTTCATCAGGCCTTACATAATTATTTGCAAGAATATTTTTAACTGTTTGAACACCTTGTTCAACTAAAGCATCATCTTGAGAACAATATTTACCCAGCAGATATTCTAAAACATAAACTGGAACATTTGCTCCCTCCTTAACTCTTTTTGTTAAATCTTTTCTTACAATTTTACCATCAAAATATTGTTTCAATTTTTCATTTAAATCATCTTGTAAATCATGTCCACCCATGAGCATCTCCCCTAAAAGAAGTCAAAACCATCTTGAAAAGCCAAATCTATTGTAAATGGAATCCTATTAACTTCAATATCTTCTTTTAAATCCCTAATAATTAAATAATAATTTTTAGATTTATCATATTGTTTTTGCAGTAATCTGAAACGTTCTTTAAATTCCCTATCTTCTGCCGAATCCGAATTCTTATCTGCAAAGATTATTTGTTCACCAGATATTTTATTATTATCCTCATCAACAAAATAAACTGAAGCTTCCAATGGTAAAACATCCTGTGAAATGTTTTCTTTTTGGAAAAATGTTAACATTACATCATAATTTGTAATCTTATTTTTAGTTGAAATTAATTGAAGTTCTACAGTCCTTTGGTTTTTAGCACCTTTTTCTGCTTTAACTTCAAGTAATGGAACAATACATTCTTCTAAACTAGCTCCACCATGAACAAAATTAAGTCCAGCACCTTGTGCTTTAAATACATCTGCACCTATCGGAACATTAACATACCTATCCATGTTTAGATATTCCATAGATAAAGAAACTGCACCATCTATTTTTAAAGGTTTTTCAGATAAAATAAAACGTTTATGTTTTTTTTCTGGGAATTTATCTAAATTAACTTTATCATGCTCTTTTAATTTGTCACGTTTATAAATAAATCCATGGTCTGCAGTAATAAAAATTTTAGCAAAATTACCTTGATCTCTTAATCTTTTAATTAATACTTCTAAATCTCCAATTGTTTCTTGAGCAGCATTAAACACTTCATTTTCAGAAGGAGCATGGTCTCCTCTAGCATCAATTTTATTATGGTAAATATAAATTAAGTTTAATCCTTTTGTTAATTCTTTAAATTCCTTAGATTTTAATTTATCCACATCTTCGTAAGATATGGCAATTACTTCATTAACATTTGAACTTAAAATGTTATTCCTCTCATCAGTTGACCTGCAATTCATTCCATCAACTAATATTGTATCGCCTTCGTAAACAATTTCTTTATTAGGTAAAATTGAGGCCATACCTAATGCAGTATATGATGGAATAGTAGATAACATTGGTTTAATCTCCGGAGTTCTTGTTGGATCTTTTTCAAGCTCTGCGAATAATTCAACTGCACAGCCATATCTAAATGCATCTGAAATAATAACTGCAGTTTTATGTTTCCTAATTGAAGTTGGAATATGTTGTTTGAAGAACTTCCATTGTTTTGGAATGTCTAACTCAGAAATTGGTTTTTCAGCTAATTTTTTAGTGAATTTAGGATTAATTACACTTAAAAAACGGTTTACATATAAGTTTTCAACTAATTGCCTTAAATCTTCAAGATACTCAGTATCATCTAATTTATCATAGAAGTAATAGAATTTCCTATAATATGAATCTAAGTAAACCCATTTTTCAGAATATTCTTTAATAATTTCTTCAGGTTTTTCTGGAAGTTCACTTCGCATAAACTCATTAATTAAGGAAATAAATAAATTTGCATATTTTAAAACTTCATAATTATCCTCATATTTTAGATAAAAATGAGTTTTCTTTCTGTTTTCTAAAATCTCTTTAAATTCAGCACCTAAGTCCACTTTAGTTTCAAATAATAATTCAGTGTAATGATTAATTATATTTTCATCGAATCTTTCAAATGAATCGCAATTTATGTAAGAATCAATGTTTGTTTTACTTAAGCTTGTAATATTAAGTTTTGATTCTAATTCTCTAGCTATTCTATCATAATATTCAGAATAATTTGCATTATCCATAAATTCACTAATAAATATAAAAGCATTGTTTTTATCAGAAACTAAATATTCATCCCATGATTTTGGAGTTGGTCCTTGATATAAATGTGCAGTATAATTTAAAATTAAGAATCTGACCAGTCTTTTCACAGATGGATTGTCTTCTGAGTATTTAAATTTCCTTGAAATTAACTCCCAGAAATCTTCTAAGATATTATATTTTTCAAAGTTTTTTATAATTTCATTTTCTTCATTAAAATTATTGATAATCACTTCACGAACAATATAATCAAAATTTAAAGTTTTCTGATTAGACAAAACTGCTAAAATAGCTTGTTTAATATTTAATTCAGTAAAAGAAACATTCAAATCTTTAAATGCATTAACTCTTGATTTAGCATTCCAAAATAAAGAATACTTCTTAAGCAAATGATAAAACTCAGGAGAAATCCCTAATTCTTGTCCAATCATTTCAATCTTATCAGCAGAAAATGGAACTGCATAATGGGTTAAATCTGCTAAATAATTTTCATTATCATCAGGTTGGGAGAATGGGGCATAAACAAGATAATTAGAATTTTTATCTTCAAATTCGATTTGATATTTAGTTTTAATCAAATTATTGTCTTTCAAGATATGTAGCTTAGCATTATTTAATTGAATATTATTAATATCTTCTATAAATTCCTGATTTTCATCATACCAAAAGACAATTTGGCGATGATAAGCCTCATCAATAATTGAATTTATCCGGTTTTCAATTTCCTCAAGATTCATTTAAATCCCTTTTAAAATACTTTCAAATTCACTATCAGACAATACAGGTTTTAAATTATCCAATTTAACTTCCATATCTACATTAGCATATCTCATTCCACGGGTTCTGTTTAAATATTGGGGACTTTCAAGTTCATATACTCTTAAAATCCAAACTTGTGCCTTTGAATTACCTAAGTATGATTTTACATGGTCTCTTGTCCAGATATGATAATTATTTAAAGAACCAATTCTAGTTGAGGGTTTTTCCACAACCTTTTCAACTTTTGCATAATATTTTACTTCAAATTTAGAATCCTTTTTATTTGGAAGTGCATTTTCTCTAACAAAATCTTTATAATCTTCTTGGAAACTGTCTAAATAATTATCTTTAAGGGCATAACTTACTGTTGGAAATAAAAGAAAGTCATCAACATTTGTACCATATTTTCTAATTAAAATTGATTGTTTTCCTTGACCTAATGCTTCAATTGTTGCATTCCATTCATTTAAACATTTAGTTATTGATTCTGACATTTAAATAACCTCATAGTTTTAAATTAATAATATCTGCATTTTCTAATTTATTTTTAAGTTCTGTTTTTACTTTTTGTAAGAATTCATCAATTTGATCTTCAGATTCAATTTTAACCTTAGGTGATAATGTTATTGTTTTAATGTCCACATCCACTTCCACAGGAATATTAATTGGTTGTTGTGGAGATACTGGTTTATTTATTGCACTTTCTGGAGGATCATTAGAAGTTATAGAATTAATAAATGAATCAATTTCATGGATGCAATTGTTTTTAAGATTTTCTGATTCCATTGTGATTCCATCAATAATAGCAATATTTTTTTCTGAATCCAATTTATTTTTAAGTGAATCAAATTTAGATATAACTTTATTTTCAAATTTAGCTTTCAACTCATCAGTATTTAGTCTTAATTTGATACTTTCATAATCTTCCTTTACTCCATTTAAAATAATTGTTTTTTTATCTTCCAATATTTCATCAAAATGTGTAGTGAATTTATTGTTTAATTCAGGTAGTTTTCTAATATTTGAATAAGGGTTTGGCATTGAAATAATTCTTTCAATTTCAGATGCAACATATGATAAATCAGAATCATTGATTAAGTTAATATTTTCTTCATAAACTTTATATACTTCACAGGATTCATCAAAAATAGCTTTTTGACTTCCATTAAAGAATGCTAAAACAGGATCTAAATCTTCAGCCAAATCCAAAAATTCTTCATCATTATCAGACACGTAGTTATAGAATTGCAATGTGTTTTTCTTATTGTTAGCATCATTAAATAATTCTTTTGACTCTTCCAATATTGATTTGCCAGGATATTTATTTGATATTCTAAATTCTAAAAGACATTTATCAATTTCTTCAATTTTAGATGCATT encodes:
- a CDS encoding helix-turn-helix domain-containing protein encodes the protein MSGKSKVDVLKNVKKTALDEEIAKYVAYHRYYQRLIAIRIISEGHSIAEAARIIGKSYQTVHRWAKTCESEGLEGLKPSFGGGRPSKLTYDQLIELDKIIEETPNMSMKDVHLLVNEKFNVDYSLKQIGKIVKKLGYNYSKAYPKFSKSPEDAEKQLKKT
- a CDS encoding CRISPR-associated endoribonuclease Cas6; this translates as MMDLILEGDIDLIEFAYDVGLGEKNSMGFGMIRYIEPND
- a CDS encoding DNA/RNA helicase domain-containing protein, producing MPIDDEEIIKNTYRTLMIRGMKGCYIYCEDMLLQGYIKKRLEMINR
- the brxL gene encoding protease Lon-related BREX system protein BrxL encodes the protein MGGHDLQDDLNEKLKQYFDGKIVRKDLTKRVKEGANVPVYVLEYLLGKYCSQDDALVEQGVQTVKNILANNYVRPDEAQKILSKLREYGSYSIIDVVTVRLEYKFDTYLATFSNLGLKDIPINPEFPKRYERLLGGNLWCMVNLEYDFDESDFRANTIKIKDLQPIQLPNINLDEILINRKNFTKDEWIDVILKSCGMEPTQFDERVKWLLIARLIPLVENNFNLCELGPRGTGKSHIYKEISPNSILVSGGQTTVANLFYNMATRQIGLVGLWDCVAFDEVAGIKFKDQDGIAIMKDFMASGSFSRGKEEKNANASMVFVGNINQSVESLLKTSSLFDPFPNEMGTDTAFFDRMHCYIPGWEIPKYRPEFFTDDFGFITDFLSEFFREMRKRSFNDAYQDYFKLGFDLNQRDVMAVNRMVSGLVKLVYPDGIFDKEEIREILELALESRRRVKEQLKKIGGMEFYDVNFSYIDLEENHENYVGVQEQSSSTLIPDGDLKPGHLYSIGESENGKLGVFKFETEMMNGSGKFTPSGIGSKKPITESVKIAYQYFKSNANSVSGNISYKDKDYVMQVKDLHGVGMTKQLTLATFIALCSVAINRQVIPATAILGNFSLGGTVEKVQNLADALQVCLDAGAKKVLIPMSSYADFGLVPPELLSKFTMIPYNNPEEAVMKALGVE
- the pglZ gene encoding BREX-1 system phosphatase PglZ type A: MNLEEIENRINSIIDEAYHRQIVFWYDENQEFIEDINNIQLNNAKLHILKDNNLIKTKYQIEFEDKNSNYLVYAPFSQPDDNENYLADLTHYAVPFSADKIEMIGQELGISPEFYHLLKKYSLFWNAKSRVNAFKDLNVSFTELNIKQAILAVLSNQKTLNFDYIVREVIINNFNEENEIIKNFEKYNILEDFWELISRKFKYSEDNPSVKRLVRFLILNYTAHLYQGPTPKSWDEYLVSDKNNAFIFISEFMDNANYSEYYDRIARELESKLNITSLSKTNIDSYINCDSFERFDENIINHYTELLFETKVDLGAEFKEILENRKKTHFYLKYEDNYEVLKYANLFISLINEFMRSELPEKPEEIIKEYSEKWVYLDSYYRKFYYFYDKLDDTEYLEDLRQLVENLYVNRFLSVINPKFTKKLAEKPISELDIPKQWKFFKQHIPTSIRKHKTAVIISDAFRYGCAVELFAELEKDPTRTPEIKPMLSTIPSYTALGMASILPNKEIVYEGDTILVDGMNCRSTDERNNILSSNVNEVIAISYEDVDKLKSKEFKELTKGLNLIYIYHNKIDARGDHAPSENEVFNAAQETIGDLEVLIKRLRDQGNFAKIFITADHGFIYKRDKLKEHDKVNLDKFPEKKHKRFILSEKPLKIDGAVSLSMEYLNMDRYVNVPIGADVFKAQGAGLNFVHGGASLEECIVPLLEVKAEKGAKNQRTVELQLISTKNKITNYDVMLTFFQKENISQDVLPLEASVYFVDEDNNKISGEQIIFADKNSDSAEDREFKERFRLLQKQYDKSKNYYLIIRDLKEDIEVNRIPFTIDLAFQDGFDFF
- a CDS encoding DUF1802 family protein; translation: MSESITKCLNEWNATIEALGQGKQSILIRKYGTNVDDFLLFPTVSYALKDNYLDSFQEDYKDFVRENALPNKKDSKFEVKYYAKVEKVVEKPSTRIGSLNNYHIWTRDHVKSYLGNSKAQVWILRVYELESPQYLNRTRGMRYANVDMEVKLDNLKPVLSDSEFESILKGI